In the Campylobacter showae genome, one interval contains:
- the rpsF gene encoding 30S ribosomal protein S6, whose translation MKHYELLFILKPTLTEEEVSAKVDFVKEILTKNSANIASVQSMGTRKLAYTVKKYERGTYFVVYFEAPTQAIAEVERIIRITEEIIKFLTVKFENKKEIAAWEKMSKGIKLNKKEPKVKAEEAPAAQE comes from the coding sequence ATGAAGCACTACGAGCTTTTATTTATTTTGAAGCCTACTTTGACGGAAGAAGAAGTAAGCGCAAAAGTTGATTTCGTTAAAGAAATCCTAACCAAAAACAGCGCAAATATCGCGTCTGTGCAGTCTATGGGCACTAGAAAACTAGCCTATACCGTAAAAAAATACGAGCGCGGAACGTATTTCGTCGTGTATTTCGAGGCTCCGACCCAAGCTATCGCCGAAGTCGAGCGTATCATCAGAATCACCGAAGAGATCATCAAATTCTTAACAGTCAAATTTGAAAACAAAAAAGAGATCGCCGCTTGGGAAAAGATGAGCAAGGGCATCAAACTAAACAAAAAAGAACCGAAAGTCAAAGCAGAAGAAGCTCCAGCAGCGCAAGAATAA
- a CDS encoding single-stranded DNA-binding protein — MFNRVVLVGNLTRDIELRYTTAGAAIGNSAIAVTRKFNVNGEKREETCFIDITFFGKQAEIANQYLSKGSKLLVEGRLKFDQWTDNNGQNRSKHTISVENMEMLGGGQQQGGYNQNSNQGYQQGGYQNNGYGGGYQGGQNQQNSYAQSSAQRQNFNKPQQQKQQPKDEYYGDNVREIDIDADKYDDGDETIPF; from the coding sequence ATGTTTAATAGAGTCGTTTTAGTAGGAAATTTAACACGAGATATCGAGCTTAGATATACGACTGCGGGCGCAGCCATAGGCAACAGCGCCATCGCCGTAACGAGAAAATTTAACGTAAACGGCGAAAAACGCGAAGAAACGTGCTTTATTGATATAACATTTTTCGGAAAACAAGCGGAAATAGCAAATCAATATCTTTCCAAAGGCTCAAAGCTTCTAGTAGAAGGCCGCTTAAAATTCGACCAGTGGACGGACAATAACGGACAAAATAGAAGCAAACACACGATCAGCGTGGAAAATATGGAGATGCTAGGCGGAGGACAACAGCAAGGCGGATATAATCAAAATAGTAATCAAGGCTATCAGCAAGGCGGTTACCAAAATAACGGCTACGGCGGCGGCTATCAAGGCGGACAAAATCAGCAAAATAGCTATGCTCAAAGCAGCGCACAAAGGCAAAATTTTAATAAACCGCAGCAACAAAAGCAACAGCCAAAAGACGAATACTACGGCGATAACGTCCGAGAAATAGATATAGATGCCGACAAATACGATGACGGCGACGAAACCATACCATTTTAA
- the rpsR gene encoding 30S ribosomal protein S18, whose product MAEKRKYSRKYCKFTEAKIDFIDYKDTSLLKYCLSERFKIMPRRLTGTSKKYQEMVEKAIKRARQAALIPYVVDRDDVVTNPFEGL is encoded by the coding sequence ATGGCTGAAAAAAGAAAATATTCACGCAAATACTGCAAATTTACAGAGGCAAAGATAGATTTTATCGACTACAAGGACACTTCGCTTTTGAAGTACTGCTTGTCAGAGAGATTTAAAATCATGCCAAGACGCCTAACCGGCACTTCTAAAAAGTACCAAGAGATGGTAGAAAAGGCTATCAAGCGTGCTCGCCAAGCAGCTTTGATACCTTACGTAGTCGATCGCGACGACGTAGTAACTAATCCTTTTGAAGGACTATAA
- the lon gene encoding endopeptidase La, producing the protein MQIYESKMFPAQLPVIVEDELFLYPFMITPLFLSDEENIEALNLALESQSPILVVPTKAQNEGAREFDSIYDAGVIGTVMRRVPLPDGRVKILFQGTSKGRIVSKVSSKPLQAIVDVLHEKRPENTKSDALLTVLREKVRDLAALSHFFPPDLLKTIEESAEPSRVCDLILSSLRLKKKTAYEFFIEENLEQKLLKLIDYVIEEIEANKLQREIKNKVHSRIDKVNKEYFLKEQLKQIQQELGSDTSREEEIEEYRKKLEAKKKFMGEDAYKEIKKQIDKLSRMHPDSADANTTQSYLDWVVEVPFENLANKKLSVQEVAKQLNADHYGLERPKDRIEEYFALRELLQLRGVAGKVNNGAILCFAGPPGVGKTSLANSIAKALKRELVRVALGGLEDVNELRGHRRTYIGAMPGRIVQGLIEARQMNPVVVLDEIDKVGRSFRGDPTAVLLEILDPEQNNKFRDYYLNFNIDLSKVVFVATANDVSAIPPALRDRMEFIELSSYTPQEKFEIAKKYLIPQELKKHGLKPGEVTLGKDVLSLIISDYTRESGVRNLRRRLADIFRKAAKRLLGGEAQKITVTTKNLNEFLEKKVFEIEHADKKPQIGQVNGLAWTSVGGDVLKIEAIRIQGKGGLQITGSLGDVMKESAYIAFSLVKVLIDAKKIKVPAKIIPGLPDDVKDGVKKEPSPSEVYRRYDLHIHVPEGATPKDGPSAGITMVTAIASILTDTKVRSDVAMTGEITLSGRVLPIGGLKEKLIAAHKAGIKTALIPRKNYERDLGDIPQDVKNDMQIIPVDVIEDVLKNAFVAK; encoded by the coding sequence GTCGCAGAGTCCCATCCTAGTCGTACCGACGAAAGCGCAAAACGAAGGCGCACGAGAATTTGACTCTATCTACGACGCAGGCGTCATCGGCACCGTGATGAGGCGAGTACCGCTACCGGACGGTAGAGTAAAAATTTTATTTCAAGGAACGAGCAAGGGACGCATAGTCTCAAAAGTATCCTCAAAGCCGCTGCAAGCCATCGTAGACGTACTACATGAAAAAAGACCCGAAAACACCAAAAGTGACGCGCTACTAACCGTACTTCGCGAAAAGGTGCGAGATCTGGCCGCGCTTAGCCACTTTTTCCCGCCCGATCTTTTAAAAACTATAGAGGAGAGCGCCGAACCTAGCCGCGTTTGCGATCTGATTTTAAGCTCACTAAGGCTAAAGAAAAAGACGGCGTACGAGTTTTTTATCGAGGAAAATTTGGAGCAAAAGCTACTAAAACTCATCGACTACGTCATCGAGGAAATCGAGGCGAACAAGCTTCAGCGCGAGATAAAAAACAAAGTCCACTCAAGGATCGATAAGGTAAATAAGGAGTATTTTCTAAAAGAGCAGCTAAAGCAGATCCAGCAAGAGCTCGGCTCCGATACGAGCCGCGAAGAGGAGATCGAGGAGTACCGCAAGAAGCTGGAAGCTAAGAAAAAATTTATGGGCGAGGACGCGTATAAGGAGATAAAAAAGCAAATCGACAAACTATCGCGCATGCATCCGGACTCCGCCGACGCCAACACGACGCAAAGCTACCTCGACTGGGTCGTGGAGGTGCCGTTTGAAAACCTGGCCAACAAAAAACTAAGCGTGCAAGAGGTTGCAAAGCAGTTAAATGCCGATCACTACGGGCTTGAGAGGCCAAAGGATAGGATAGAGGAGTATTTTGCTCTGCGCGAGCTTTTGCAACTGCGAGGCGTAGCGGGCAAGGTAAACAACGGTGCGATCTTGTGCTTTGCGGGGCCTCCGGGCGTTGGTAAAACGAGTCTGGCAAACTCCATCGCAAAGGCGCTAAAGCGCGAGCTAGTGCGCGTGGCTTTGGGTGGTCTTGAGGACGTAAACGAGCTGCGCGGACATCGCCGCACCTACATAGGCGCGATGCCGGGCCGTATCGTGCAGGGGCTAATCGAAGCAAGGCAGATGAATCCCGTCGTGGTGCTAGACGAGATCGACAAGGTCGGCAGGAGCTTTCGCGGCGATCCGACGGCGGTACTGCTGGAGATCCTGGATCCTGAGCAAAATAACAAATTTAGGGATTATTATTTAAATTTTAATATCGATCTGAGTAAGGTAGTTTTCGTCGCGACGGCAAACGACGTGAGCGCCATACCGCCCGCGCTTCGCGATAGGATGGAGTTTATCGAGCTTAGCTCATACACCCCGCAGGAAAAATTTGAGATCGCTAAAAAATATCTAATCCCCCAAGAGCTCAAAAAGCACGGCCTAAAGCCCGGCGAAGTGACCCTAGGCAAAGACGTGCTAAGCCTCATCATCTCAGACTACACACGAGAAAGCGGGGTGCGAAACCTGCGCCGCCGACTGGCCGATATCTTTAGAAAGGCGGCAAAAAGGCTGCTGGGGGGCGAAGCACAAAAGATAACCGTGACGACTAAAAATTTGAACGAATTTTTAGAAAAAAAGGTCTTTGAGATCGAGCACGCCGATAAAAAGCCGCAGATCGGTCAAGTAAACGGGCTGGCGTGGACGAGCGTGGGCGGCGACGTGCTAAAGATCGAAGCCATACGCATACAGGGCAAGGGCGGCCTGCAGATAACCGGGTCTTTGGGCGACGTGATGAAGGAGAGCGCGTATATAGCATTTAGTCTCGTTAAAGTACTGATCGATGCAAAAAAGATAAAAGTACCGGCCAAAATCATCCCGGGCTTGCCTGATGACGTCAAAGACGGCGTAAAAAAAGAGCCGAGCCCTAGCGAAGTGTATCGTCGCTACGATCTGCACATCCACGTACCTGAGGGTGCTACGCCAAAAGACGGTCCGAGTGCCGGTATCACGATGGTGACGGCGATTGCTTCGATCCTAACGGATACAAAAGTGCGAAGCGACGTGGCGATGACGGGCGAGATTACGCTCAGCGGCCGCGTGCTACCTATCGGCGGGCTAAAAGAAAAGCTCATTGCCGCGCATAAGGCCGGCATCAAAACCGCTCTGATACCGCGCAAAAACTATGAACGAGATCTGGGCGACATCCCGCAAGACGTCAAAAACGATATGCAAATCATCCCTGTGGACGTCATCGAAGATGTTCTAAAAAATGCGTTCGTCGCAAAATAA